In Astyanax mexicanus isolate ESR-SI-001 chromosome 24, AstMex3_surface, whole genome shotgun sequence, the genomic stretch TACCACACAATATGTTTCGCAAGAAGCAACAGAAGCAGCATTTTTATTGTGTGTAgaattaaaattataaacaaacaaaccacaTAATGTTTTCATTAAGCAATATAAATGTAAGTataagttttatactttagattcttctactttagtagccacatttagctttgaggacagtctTGAggacactcttggtattttaatctcagtgtcttcatgagggagagtcacctggaatagttttctcagcatctttaaggagtttctggaggtgctgaacaatagttgctgctttttcctaaactatgtgaagctccagctaatCCCAAACCACCAtctctcagttgatcaggtttagatcatgggattgtggaggactaacactttttaaCTGTTTCCTACATACTGCTACTGTTCCTGTATAAAATAGGGATGATATTAATACTGCAGAAAATTAGTAATTGTATTGGTGTCCATCAGGCTTGTCTTAACTGTCTTATTGCAAGAGAGTACATTAGGTAAATGGTAATATCATGCAagctactctttttttaaatgttatttcaattattctattttattaagaaatatatttaacatttaacatcaaCTTTAAGAAGCTCAGCTGGCATACATGTTTGTTACATGTTTTGCATTaggtacatttatttcttatttggTTTGTTGTCTTTACTTACTGCAGTTCAATAAGTCGGAATACAGTGTTGCACGGATACTGAATACATTTCAGCCAAATTCTGCAGCCTTTATTCTGATGTTTGTTGCTATTTGAACATATTCAGGGAATCTCACAGCAGGTGGGTGCCAGAAAGGGCTCAACTGTTTATCCGTTCCCTTCCCTAGAATCcgccaggaagtcccgagtaagGAAGTGCTGGAACAGGAAATGACGTGGATGAAGGAACACCTGTCCCAGCTGGGCTCTCCAGTAGTGCTCTGTCACAACGACCTGCTCTGCAAGAACATTATTTACAACGAGAAGGAAGGTGGGTGGTAAACAGGGTTACACCTCCGTTAGCGGAACACATTGTTAGATGGAGATAACACatgctgtttattattatattaatgttttaagtggTGGGTCACGGCCAATGGTTGAGCAACGTTTGCTTACTTTTTACTCACTTTTAGACCTCCTGAAGCTGCAACTGTAGACCATTCACATGCTCAAATGTGATTTCCTCTGCTGAAATGTCCTGTTTAACATATTTTCATCCTGTTTTCTGTTGCTTTCCCAGGTCACGTTCGGTTTATAGATTACGAGTACTCCAGCTACAACTACCAGGCATTCGACATTGGGAATCATTTCAACGAGTTTGCAGGTGAGAGGATAAAAAAATGATATGACCAGGAGTTAAACTTACACAAAACTTACTCTATGAACTATATTTATCTTATAgcctcttttttttgtaaaatatattattagttactgtatctttcacactataaggtgcacttaaaatcccttaaaatccaaaaatcgacagtgtctcttataatccggtgctccttatttatgaattttactagtcaggttgtaaggaacagtaaagccagcTCCTGAAGAccagctggagcagtattagcattagctgctaactgcagcggtagctctttcgccgttcagaggtgagtacatcgtctgcgtgtttgctgtgtaccaagctacatgggacaaaccgcttgcTGACCTCTAGTAttactagcactaagtgctgctaattaccctgttgaaaatattggaaatctaagtttactgtaaataaatgaaagtgcttttttgGGTAGATTACtgtgcgacacccctgtttccttactattgtcgcttaaaatgcaccttattcTCCAGTACGTCTTATGAATGACAATAGACCAGAAAGTAGATATtcattaaaatgcaccttataatccgatgtgccttatagtccgaatgatacagtattttatttttgtactaaTTGTACGGAAATTAGTTTACTATTTAGTCTTTttggcaaacttttttttttttatacatcatACATTATTTATATTCGTTTTACATGCATATTTATAACCATCACTGCACACTTACTTCTGGACATCTCAGTTCAGACTGTAATTCATGtccattgtcttttttttttttatgcgcgTTACTTAACAACGAACAGTTGAACCCTGTTCGGAGCCGATTGTCTTCACAACAGTATTTACTGCTACCAAGATGGCTTCCTGCGCCCTACATAGAGCATTTCATTGGTTGTGAAAGTAGGGATTTGTGTATTAAAATGGTGCATTGTATTCCTAACAAAGAGGCGTTTGTGGTTCCATCTGAAGGCACAGATCTTTACTGGACATATAGTTCACTGTTTGGGTGTAGATGCCACAATTTCTCCCttacgctgcatttacactgatCCGTCGCATCAACGGACATGAACGTTTTCCTTCCCTTTGCTTCCCTTAACAGCGGTGTTGCCTGCATCGTCCAATTAAATTCCACGTGTGTGTTTAAATGGTAAATAGTTTTATACAAGCTAACCTGTATTTCCTGTAAACTTCTAAactataaatgtttgaatgagcttcataaCATTATTtagtgagcagcatataggctaacaaaagctaactaattaaatataagacccaccagagaccccaacaagtGTGTTAATTCAAATCCCTGTAATTTGGTAGAGATGAATCACAAAGCACAGGGAACCTAAAATGGCTGTAATTTTCTTCAGTGCTTCACTGGAACAAGTTTTGCATACATTAAGAGGTGTCTGGTAATGAAGTGCAAATACTTTGTTTTCTTACTTAATTAGAAATTttagttatctatactttactggagtaattatttttcagatgacttttaCTTGTGTTTGTACATTTTCActaaattatctgaactttctactcctcacatttaaaaaaatagcttcATTACTCCTTttggcttctcatcattcaaaaacaaaaaaaaaaccctatctagataaatctctccattcagATTGAAGAGTGATATTACACCTACTCCAATGAACCTTATAGTCTAATTGTGGTTGGGTgggaagtataaacatatacaattCCGACACCCGACGACCACGTCACACatacactccagcaagaacatagcagatgtatgtagcctagtataaagATTATCTGTTTTCAAGATCCTGTggtcatactgaaaaaaaaaaaaaaaaactttgaactatttttccatattttcaaactttaaaatgggtcagtttgacccataacataacaggagggttaaataattccataaacactataaagggACCTAAAATGCTCAATGTGTAATCATTCAAAAGAggtatttctcaaaagctctattgcataagtaagatacaagtttaatattacaataagagtatgttattattgaagccattagaggcattaaagtatttaagcagTGGTTTATCAGTTCATCACAATTCTCTTTCTCCAGTAAACAAATACAATCAGTTCAGTGGGCatttaaaattatccttcaagttaaaatattaatatgtttaaaagggctatagttactcatattgcaaggagcagcagcagaagctccagcagtgcttttctcatgtttctccaggcaaGATGGTGCGTGAGATTCTGGTGTGTTAGCTTGTAATAATAACTGGCTAGTGTTATAATTCTGTCTTTGCATAtggttattatttatatatccCTACATACCTTtactctttgtctgtctgtctgtctgtctgtctggtttCTACTTATTTGTAATGATGAGAGAGACAATGATTTTTTGGGGTGTTTTTATTTCGCAATAATCTGATTGAGATGTATGTTCAGGTGTTCAGAGTGGGTTTGTTGCAAGTTTTTTTGGGGCTGGACACTCCCAGCTAGTTGCCACAGGGCTGCTGCATTAGTAGTTACGCACCTTCTGATTGGAGTACTGAGCGGAGTCCTTAGATATTGTTGCCTGAAGATGTCACCACTGTAGCTAGCTCCTAGCTGAAGACATTATAGCATAATGCTAGCATAACATCAGCCCAACGTTAGCACAATGTTGGCGTGATGTGTGATTACTAACATAATTACATGAAACACTTCTCATTCTCTGTGACTGTCTTGTTCTTGTTCATATTTATAAGCTAAATATGTGAGTTAAATCCagattttacatatatatatatatattttttatcttaagAGTAGAATAGACTCTTAATAAGGTACGTTTGGCTGACCAACATAACCAAGCTGGTTGCCCAGAATTACCATAAtgtttgaccagcatgactacAGCAGTCACCCAGCATGACTAAGCTGGTGGACCAGTATGACTGTCTTAAATGAGCTGGTCAAGCTGCATGTCCAGAAAAAAACAAGCTAAATGACTAGCATATCTAGCTCgaccaagctggttaaccagcatgaccaaaattaaatacaacataataatTAAATACTCTTTTAGACAGGGCTAATCAGTTAGCTTTCCAGCACAGGGCATGTTTTATTTGAAAGTGCAGCTTCTTCTGTAAACTGATACAAGCTAAAGTCTGTATTGAGCTGGTTAAGCAGTGTTTTATACAAGTCTGTATAAATATACTGTTCCATTTGTGCTGCAGCGTAGTtctttaaatttgataaaaaaaaattcctaTCACTCtgtaacacacttcacaagatctACTCATTATTACACGTGTGGAGAAATGGTGACCTTCACTTTATAAGTAAAGAACTTTATGTATATTTACGTTatgtacagttttctttgatggaGGGGGGAGGCTTATTGCATTGTccacagtgctgcctggttaaggtggataaataacacatttttaaaattataatttattaaagtTTTAGGTAAGATTGCAGCAGTTTAGCAGGTTAGCTTAGATTTAGCTTAGCACTTATTCAAATGGCACCCACTCCACTTAGCATAGCATTAGCTTTTTGCCCTTTCTTAAGCAGTTtccatttaatacattttcactatattgcagtactgtaagcaaggcaatatatatatatatatatattttttttatcacattttgcaAAAATGCTGAtactataaaaacacatttataaaatgtgtgtaaaggttttttttaatcttatctGTACAGTTGGATCTAATGACACAGTACAGAGTACAACTCTGCTATTTGTAAACCAATGTGCGACACCAGTCTTTACGTGTGAAACTAATAATTTTAAATTGATAAATAActtccagcctgtgtgaatgttttttaTAATAGACTTCGTaagttttagtttaatataggtaTGTCAGACTATCAAAATGTCCTACAAAATTGGTTCTGGGGCCTAAATGTTAAGCTCTactcaccagtaggaagtacaaatggagggcatgacaaaaaataatcacaaataatcaactaatcaaacaaataattggcagataccacaaaactgatatcaccgttattgaaacattatttatcgcgataaataccgatatcaaattattgtccaggcctacattAAGCTTAGCACATGTATCAGGCAAACACCTCCTCTCTTCTGACTGGAAAGATGAATTGCTTTAAAaagattcatttgcataaatttGTCCTCGGCTCAACTTTTTGAGCCACCGCATCCCACACACTCAACATGCCTGACCCGTGATACACCCTGTGGCTGTGTTGATGTGACAGaacagtgtaaatgcagtgtagATATGATTCATGTAGGAGGCTTTCTTGACTTTCCGAGTAGGAAATATGAACCGTGGAAGAGTTCAAGCTAAAATATCCTATATGTAATGTAATTGGAACACAgcataaatgtgtttgtgtgtgttaattgCAGGCATGAGCGAACTGGACTACAATTTATACCCCAGTCGGGAGATGCAGCTGGACTGGCTGCAGACCTACCTGAGGGCCTACAAGCTGTGCAGTAAGAAGGGCGAAGAAGTGAGCCAGCGTGAGATAGAGACACTCTACGTGCAGGTCAACAAGTTTTCTCTGGTGAGTAACTTGATAGTGGGAACCTGGAGAGGGGAAAAAGACACTGAAGGACAGAGGGAGACAGTTTTACATTAAAGCGACAGTTTCACAGATAAAGAAGTTTGACTGTATTGTGCTctttttatgttttacactcAGCATCATGAACTTTAATTGTTGCATCCAGAAGAACatgttggattgcaatgctattcataAGAAAGGGGAAGAggttaagaggaccaataaaggAGTACAGATGTATAGTGCGTAACGCATGTGTAActctgggggggaaaaaaaaaaaaacgccagaCATCTGAGCACAGATATATAgtggttcctaatggagtcctgcaataatccatcctatGCAGCTTTGTCACGTCCAATCGCATCGCATCACATACactacacattttcaatcagaagTACTGTAAGCCTggcagctggccatggcatagtatctgtagTGTCTTTTAAGGCACATTGTTGAGACAGACAGCAGCATTCTggggacgagcattgtcctgttggaatagtgaaatagtttttttttttcataaaattttaCATAAATGGTGattgtaaaaaaacacatttataaaatatgagtaaaaagaaagGTTGCTTTTTTATCTTATCTGTACAGTTGGATCTAATGACACAGTACAGAGTACAACTCTGCTATCTGTGAACCAATGTGCGACAGAACATGGTGTGGTAgaacatgtaaactaataaagcCTGTCTGAATGTTTAatctataatatactttgtaagtTTTAGTGTAATATAGGTATGTCAGACTATCAAAATGCCCTACAAAATTGGTCTTGGGACCTAAACGTTAAGCTCTCttcaccagtaggaagtacaaatggagggcatgacaaaaaataattgcgactaatcaactaattaaacaaataattgcCAGATTAGTCggctactaaaatagtcattagtcaCAGCCCTATAATTAGTGGTTTTATAAGTagatttgaaaccagtacttttccttgagtaaaaagcttgagttgatacttcaacttgtACAGAAGTATtataaaccctagtatctatacttctacctacaaagTAATGAATGGGACATTTGCATACATTAAGCTTAGGACATGTATCAGGCAAACACCTCCTCTTTTCTGACTGGAAAGACGCATCGCAttggacggattcatttgcataaaattgtcctgttggaatagtgcaccgaAGTGTGCGTTCAGAAAAAATAGAGCCATTGCTTACAGGACAACAAGACTTCATTAACAAAAAATTGGCCTATCATTGTTCACATAATGAAGATcaacaccaggccttctggatgtgAGAAGCTTAACAAAAGCCCTTGTTGTCTTGGTTCCAAACAGTGCCTCCACActgaaaatgtaatgtaaacttatagccactccattaccaaaaatactgtaaaataatatttttaaaaagtaaataggGGAAAATGCATTCATGATCACTGTTGCTGTTGTTTTAGGCCATGCTACATACTGTACCTTTACCTCACCTGTCCTGTGCTGTGGAATTAAATGGAAGAgtattaggtgtgtgtgtgtgtgtgtgtgagagagtgagagagagtgagagagaaattagATTGGCTTTGGCAGTAACCTCCTGTTCCGTTCTTTTGACAGGCGTCACATTTCTTCTGGGGTTTCTGGGCCCTCATCCAGGCCAAGTATTCCACCATCGACTTTGACTTCCTTGGGTAAGCAGTCCCCTCCTAGAGTAACCACTATATATATTGCAAATAaccatattttcttttaattgaatTTCTCTTCCAATTAGGGATGGTAGAATATCACTGTATTTTACAAGAATATTTTTGCAATCTCAATATTATTGGCGACATGACAAAACATCAGAAGAATATGGTATTAATTTCAAGGTTACACTACTGCAAGTTTTATTTGGTATAAATATAACcattttaaacattcagtagaaaccaaaaaaaaatctgttaaattttttgtctgttttgttaaCAGCAGTCAATTCCCAAGACCCTAACTTTTGtgcaaaataatcattttataaaataaacgtaataaaatgtaacattttgtaAAAGTTATGTGATGTAACAAAAAATCAGCCACCAAACCAACGTTCCTTTAAAATACCCTTAAAACTTCAcggtaaatagcaaaacaataacaaaataGACTGCTGTCAAGACAGTCTCACAATTCTACTATTATCacaaattgatttttttaatcatttcaaaTAGGATTGCACAATATATAGTTTCGGAATTGCAATCACAGTGTGCACatatgcaatagtcacattgcaagAGATGCATGTGTCTCATAGAAAAAGTATTatcttatatataattattatataataatacagtaatttatataataatataaataatatataataataatttgcgCACATACCAAATTccacatacatttatttatttgtttgtttgttttattggaaTCCTATCATCACACAGATTTTATTTAGGATGCTAGCCAATACAAGCAATATAAATAACAGAACCAAacccttttaaataataaatatcagtaataataatatgaataataataacctACTGACCTAAATAGTACAACTACTGGGCCCATGctttaaagtataaataaataaggttTGTCTGTCAGAACAGAAGATAATACTTCTAAAGGAAAATTCCTAATAGTCCGTTGCTATTGACTTACTGAAGGAGCTTAGTCTGTTATCCAGAGACtcaaaatacactttttacacaataaagactgatcacacacacattttaacctAGTTAGAAACTGTGAAGTTacaatacagtttttttatttaatatcaaaTGATATTTTGCTCTACTTGACGTTACTAAAAGAAAACTCATGGCATGTAAGATCTTTAAAATCTGGTGAAATTCCTGTGTCTTAGTGCATTATAAAGTAAATCggaaaaacaaaatattgcagtgtCAGTTTTTCCCCAATATCATGTAGCCCTAATTTTACAAATTACTGTGTACAACACAATACTGCACGCAACTACTTCCAAATACTATTGTCACTTCTTTTAGCTGTAAAATCAAAGGTCCATTGCTTCTCGCTGAGTCAGCTCCCAGCTGTGGGTGTATGTTCAAGGTATGTAAATTAGGAGCAGTGGAGGTAGGGAAATACTGACGTGTGGCTTTCATGTGGAAATATTTCCAATTAAACTCTGCATtgcaaataaatcaatataatatataaataactcTGATAAAGATGCAAATAGTCTAAATAAATAGAATGTGAAGGACTGATTATTCATTTCCATAAAGCATATCTGGTGCAGGACAAGTTTGCATTTGTGCACAATTGTCCTGAACAAACACCATGCTTGGATGAGCCAGTAAATCCCAGAAAGCACGTGGAGATAAATGCTTAAAGTTTGCTAGCAAGAAAGGTCAGTTCTGCTTTTGTAGGTAATACAAATGTAAGCAATAAGCGAGTATTGTATGGTTAAAGGTTGTTGCCATCCTAGAGTgataaaaattattaaataatacaatgCAATACAATTCAGTACAATGACTAGTGTGAGGGTAGCAGTAGCTTCCTTTAGATAAATCTAATAGTAAATGTAACCCTCTTGAATGAAATTGATGGCTGAACTTAAActgaactaaaaaataaaataaaataaaaacaatatattaattaaattgaaGTTGAATGTTTTTGATATTGGTAGAATAAAAATGACTGCCAAACTAAAAATCTATAAGTAAAATTTTAAGTTTAAAGTTATAAAGTCGAAATTCTTTTTGATGATCTAGAGTGAAATTTGCCTCTAACTTCAGCTGAACTTCAGCTGAAAGAATAAGTGAACGTTTAAATTAATCAGTGTTTTTGACATCCTAGAAAGTAATTgacttaaattaacttaaataaacttaaaaatcagttcttcagtaataataaaatagtaattaaaaacgtgtttaatttagttttttgacattttgacagCAAATGTTTAGGTAAAGTGCAAAGTTTACTGATGTTTTAACATCCTAAATTGGCTTCTTATAATCTTATAATAAACTACAgtaataagttaaattatttgtaaaaagACATTTCTAGAATAAAATTAACCAAACCTAAACTGAACTTTAGCACTTCAGTAATTTTACTTCCTAAACTGGAATTGATTGCTTAACCTTAACTTTTAGTATTTCAGTAATAagtaaaaatgaaatgttttttacATTCCAAAATGAAATGTACTGCCTTAATTAGTACAaaatttcagtactttattaataAGCCAAAATGATATAGTAATAAatacaatgttttattaaaaagttaattactaaaataaatttaagtaaaaatgtacattgtttttatttgataGAATGTGATTAGCCACCTAACTTAAACAGAACTTCATTACTTTAGCAATAAGTAAAAATTtaagttaaaaacattttttgacgTCTCAAAATGAAAAATTTACTGTCTAATTTATACAAAATTTCAgtactttagtacagtacttCACATCGACCATGCTATCTGCCAAACCCCTGACGTGAGGTAAACTGAAGTGAACCCCTCCTGTGTTAATGCCGCCACTGaatgtaatattaatgtatttgttttatcttTAAAGTACACTGGCTGTGGCTGCTTGCTGTGTGCTGGTATTCATGAATGAAAGGCTTGATGGGGGGCGCGGCTGTTCTCTGAAGCTCCCCTGCAGCAGGGTATAAATGGGGTGCAGGCTGCTGTGGCCGCTGTGGCTGCTGTCAGTAGAGGCCGGCGGCGTCCGTTTGCAGGGTGAAACGTAGAAACGTGAGCCAACAGAAAGCACTGGCATTAGCACGCCACCCCGGCGTGTCCGCAGCAGGGTCGGTGTTGTCACCTAAACAAACTCTGGATGACGAAAATAGCCCTGCATGATTCCACACGCAGGAGAATAGCTGTGTCTGCCGGTCCTGCGGTGACGTCGGCGCTCCGCGGTGTCAGGATCTGAAAGTGCTGCAGTTGGAGGAATGAAATGTGCTGTTTTAGGTTTATAATTAACATAAAAAGTATACTTTCTGTATATAGGTACTTATGCATAATATGCCATAAGATGCCAAAATCTGTATGTTCTTTTTCTAATAAAATGAACTCAAAATttcaaaatacaaacaaaagtaCAATGATAGAAATTATTGCAGtttatcaaaaaaataataaaaaaaataaactttccgAATCGTATCTGTCTTAATTACGTAATAGAAAGTGTATATAATGTGCAGATTTAAAGattggaaaacaaacaaaaggtCAACAGAGAGTCCAAAACCTCaacatcattaaatgtgtttggaATGACTCGTATGCTGTGTTCACACCAGTAGTTTATTTGTTCTGATCTGAATCAGATAAACTACCAACATTTTCTCACTGGTCACAACAAACCTTGTGAGAACGTTTTCTCCTTTAAGTGTCGGAGCGGTCTAGGGCAGGTGCAAgagagtaaatacaggaagaaggtccggTGTTCTGGATTAGTGAATTTCTGTGCACATTAACATGGAGCAAAAGCAGAGACGGCAtagcttgtaaatatatatttgctgtgGGTGTGGTGATCtctaaatgaggtgtgttcaggtaaatttctggcgtggtAAACAGGTGCACCTGCGCAAGCAGACGTCCACAGTCAGTtgttattgctatcttggcagcaaatTGCCAACACCCTTAAAAAAAACGTAACGCCACCCATAGCGTTTGCCTGTtgccagctatgcaaactttaacatcaacaataaacaaaatgaacgagcgtgaacaagcaggttaGTTACCTCTGCTGAGAAGTTTTCCCcttaaatagcaatccaccaaagtcagagcacacctgactcttaaaggaatgGCAAGCGACACCCTGaatgatttatttcacattatgtccaaaacaaacccatgattaattagtacaattagtacatgcctttgtgtatttcaagccacgcaaggcatacttttcccgtcgttacgatagcaaagacaccctgTCTTAGCCTTAATAGATTGCTGAAATAAGGCCTGTGGAATACACCTGATAGCTGGGTCTTGATGACATCGAGGTCACATCACTTTCACATCTAAAACAAACCACTTCAGAGTTTACTGGGCCGATACCCAGACCACATTCTCTCTTTAAGGTCAAGTCAAAGTTGGCTTGGTCTGCATCTGAGTGTGATTACAGTGTTCACATCTACACAAACTAATTGCACCAGATCTgtgctaaaaatgttttataatttttagggttagttattattattttttctttgctCTTTTCTCACAGTTATGCTGTGCTGCGCTTCAATCAGTACTTCAAGACCAAGCCCATGGTAATGGCACTCAAGATCCCAGAGTGAGGAGCGTGGATCACCCAACCACTGCCCACACATTGATCCTCATTGACCCTGGAAGCATAGGCACTTTTTccagcttgtgtttttttttttgttttttttgtttttttgcgggATCCCGCAAGGGTGGATAATAGGATGAGTCGAGTTTGAGTCAGGccaactttttctttctttacccCACTGACAAAAAGCAATCTttccctgcccccccccccctttttttttatttttttttctcactgacGAACTCGATCCACCTGCCGTCTTCACTTCCAGTCGATCCAGATTCCATCACTGATTTAGGCACTTTTGTgagttcttttcttctttttttctaatgtattattatttttccattttttttctctttgttttatttattatgggGAGCGG encodes the following:
- the etnk2 gene encoding ethanolamine kinase 2 isoform X2 — encoded protein: MASFKLFTDGTTNKLVGCYVDDSPEDVVLVRVYGNKTELIVDRDNELKSFQVLHANGCAPRLYCTFNNGICYEFMQGDALGTQDVRDPVLLRLIAAEMARIHAIHAHNGCIPKPNLWIKMRKYFSLVATEFTDRASNARIRQEVPSKEVLEQEMTWMKEHLSQLGSPVVLCHNDLLCKNIIYNEKEGHVRFIDYEYSSYNYQAFDIGNHFNEFAGMSELDYNLYPSREMQLDWLQTYLRAYKLCSKKGEEVSQREIETLYVQVNKFSLASHFFWGFWALIQAKYSTIDFDFLGYAVLRFNQYFKTKPMVMALKIPE